A window of the Tiliqua scincoides isolate rTilSci1 chromosome 5, rTilSci1.hap2, whole genome shotgun sequence genome harbors these coding sequences:
- the FAM187A gene encoding Ig-like V-type domain-containing protein FAM187A has translation MVSTALAGIAIVLGTADVLHGFAIMEKEDLFKKMVCPAFLMFENAAYLADMSFELPCHCKPEDVRSVVWYFQKGMGSQQTKVLTDFDGILMVDSSHIKVGSDMLRRFSIRMFSLIVFRVQVEDSGHYICGTKKGDYFYGYDVDVQPSKGISVAFVDKDQHPQKDQDEIRFIVFTIFWDWTMCNRCDVRGEQRRIGLCYVNSTNLFRRYHTTPADVASCGSSSVPKQFRRFAQKRKPEIVIRSCMIPCKAKASKGESSLSNAISKLGEKPWLSNVPIQFHKQSLGRGLIISCPGARPEHSVAWDKDSTRLYLTSFLTGVNKSMRVFIDHGNHLHIRFAQLDDRGTYYCWREGKVVAGFRLSVIYNSRYKRTLDDPETQYAIKVILTSYVLITILFVAIHFVRCCFYFFRCTAAE, from the coding sequence ATGGTTTCAACAGCATTAGCTGGAATTGCGATAGTCCTTGGCACTGCTGATGTTCTTCATGGCTTTGCTATTATGGAGAAGGAGGACTTGTTCAAGAAGATGGTTTGCCCAGCCTTTTTGATGTTTGAGAATGCCGCTTATCTGGCTGACATGAGCTTTGAATTACCTTGCCACTGCAAGCCAGAAGATGTCCGTTCGGTGGTGTGGTACTTTCAGAAGGGCATGGGCAGTCAACAGACTAAAGTCTTGACAGACTTCGATGGCATACTGATGGTGGACTCCAGCCACATCAAGGTGGGCAGTGACATGCTTCGGCGCTTCAGCATTAGGATGTTCAGTCTCATTGTCTTCCGGGTTCAAGTTGAAGATTCAGGGCACTATATTTGTGGTACAAAGAAAGGGGATTACTTTTATGGCTATGATGTAGACGTACAGCCTTCCAAGGGCATAAGTGTTGCCTTTGTAGACAAGGATCAGCACCCACAGAAGGATCAGGATGAAATACGCTTCATAGTCTTCACCATATTCTGGGACTGGACCATGTGCAACCGCTGTGATGTTCGAGGTGAGCAACGGAGAATTGGACTTTGCTATGTAAATAGCACCAATCTGTTCAGGCGGTACCATACCACCCCAGCTGATGTGGCATCCTGTGGCTCAAGCTCAGTCCCAAAGCAATTTCGGAGGTTTGCCCAGAAAAGGAAACCTGAGATTGTTATCCGAAGTTGCATGATACCCTGTAAAGCGAAGGCCTCAAAAGGAGAGTCATCCCTCTCTAATGCCATCTCAAAGCTTGGAGAAAAACCTTGGCTTTCCAATGTCCCAATTCAATTCCACAAGCAGTCTCTTGGCAGGGGGTTGATTATCAGTTGCCCTGGGGCCAGACCAGAGCATTCTGTGGCTTGGGACAAAGACTCGACAAGGTTGTACCTTACCAGCTTCTTAACTGGAGTCAACAAGAGCATGAGAGTCTTCATTGACCATGGAAACCACCTGCACATTCGCTTTGCCCAGCTTGATGACCGGGGCACCTACTACTGCTGGCGAGAAGGGAAAGTGGTGGCTGGTTTTCGTCTATCCGTCATCTATAACAGCCGTTACAAACGAACCCTGGATGATCCTGAGACGCAGTATGCCATCAAGGTCATCCTCACAAGCTATGTTCTCATCACCATCCTCTTTGTCGCCATCCACTTTGTCCGCTGCTGCTTCTATTTCTTCAGGTGCACAGCGGCAGAATAg